In Pedobacter sp. W3I1, one DNA window encodes the following:
- a CDS encoding RagB/SusD family nutrient uptake outer membrane protein, with the protein MKIRLLICLILITGLLSSCKKWLEVEPESEIAAPILFSTESGFMEAINGVYNRSTESDLYGKELTFGTTEVLAQNFSMRDDGQDYRQTSLYNYKHGEFIKRKDKIWAGLYNAIVNCNLILENVDAKKNIFSGNNYAITKGEALALRAYLHFDLLRLFAPSYLRNPAAKGIPYANKYTKEITPVSTVSETIDLITKDLEESKQLLVADPIRSASYVVNYPLVTDTLKNTEEKNPSLFLQNRRHRLNYYAVCGTLARVYLYKNDKVKALLNAKEVIDSKKFPWTAKSDFEAFEDSKKDRILYKELVFGWYIPGAAKEIKENWFQSGTRGFYLIEDAADYIYEKATAGASDSRYKYWLSATSSQSSRSYDIVKYRRNPLSAEVNANLHYLMAPAIRLSEMYYIAAECSYANNPTAAVNYLTQVREARQIGDPLAINNEEDLLKELLKDARKEWLAEGQLFYMYKRLNRGIIGQTGVTIPASDNIFVLPLPNDEIVYGGR; encoded by the coding sequence ATGAAAATTAGATTGTTAATATGCCTTATCTTGATAACAGGGTTATTGAGTTCCTGCAAGAAATGGCTGGAAGTTGAGCCGGAATCAGAAATTGCTGCTCCAATTTTATTCAGTACCGAAAGTGGCTTTATGGAAGCCATAAACGGTGTGTATAACCGCAGTACAGAATCAGATCTCTACGGTAAAGAACTTACATTTGGTACCACAGAGGTGCTGGCCCAAAATTTTTCGATGCGTGATGACGGACAGGATTATAGACAAACCTCCTTGTACAATTATAAACATGGCGAGTTTATTAAGCGAAAGGATAAAATATGGGCGGGCTTATATAATGCCATTGTAAACTGTAACCTGATCCTCGAAAATGTAGATGCAAAAAAGAACATTTTTAGTGGTAATAATTATGCCATTACCAAAGGAGAAGCACTTGCCTTAAGAGCGTATTTGCATTTCGACCTGTTGCGTCTTTTTGCGCCTTCTTATTTGAGAAACCCAGCTGCAAAAGGAATTCCATATGCAAACAAATACACGAAGGAAATTACTCCGGTTTCTACCGTGTCAGAAACCATTGATCTCATTACCAAAGATTTAGAGGAGTCGAAACAGCTATTAGTTGCCGATCCGATTCGGAGTGCCAGTTATGTGGTGAACTATCCTTTGGTTACCGATACGCTGAAAAATACAGAAGAGAAGAACCCGAGTCTTTTCCTGCAGAACAGAAGGCATCGTTTGAATTATTATGCGGTATGCGGAACGCTTGCCAGAGTTTACCTCTATAAAAATGATAAGGTTAAAGCCTTATTGAATGCTAAGGAGGTAATCGACTCGAAAAAATTCCCATGGACTGCAAAAAGTGATTTTGAGGCATTCGAAGATTCCAAAAAAGATCGTATTCTTTATAAGGAGCTTGTTTTTGGATGGTATATACCAGGTGCTGCAAAAGAGATAAAAGAGAATTGGTTTCAAAGTGGCACCAGAGGCTTTTATCTGATTGAGGACGCTGCAGATTATATTTATGAGAAGGCAACAGCCGGAGCAAGTGATTCCCGTTATAAATACTGGTTATCCGCAACTTCGAGCCAATCTTCAAGATCTTATGACATTGTTAAATACCGCAGAAACCCTTTAAGCGCTGAAGTAAATGCAAATCTACATTACCTGATGGCTCCTGCAATCAGGCTTAGTGAAATGTATTACATCGCTGCCGAGTGTTCATATGCAAACAATCCCACAGCCGCAGTCAATTACCTTACACAAGTTCGAGAGGCAAGGCAAATAGGTGATCCTTTGGCTATAAATAACGAAGAAGATCTATTAAAAGAACTGCTTAAGGATGCTCGTAAGGAATGGTTAGCAGAAGGTCAGCTGTTCTATATGTACAAAAGGCTTAATAGAGGTATAATAGGGCAAACCGGTGTAACTATTCCTGCTTCCGATAATATTTTTGTGCTTCCTCTTCCTAATGATGAGATTGTTTATGGCGGCAGATAA
- a CDS encoding DUF4843 domain-containing protein, with amino-acid sequence MKIYILIFAIICLVSCKKAEEMRFDHSANVYFDIYNGDKDSIVRTFAYNPTRAQDTVWLPVRLSGVRTDVERKFSARVDQDSSTATPGIHYEALKSQYSILPNRGIGYIPVVIYNKDKELENRSVSILIKLTGTPDLGIENPYLIRAKVVFSSKLEKPVWWDAWPLPPYSRTKHELFILVTGQTSLTTDGLDAPKNLYYIGLLTTMLNNPFNWVTKNEAKGYVIEAVTAGSTDSYYFYNKSNPAKKTLLRKNMQNGKYYFIDENGNEVI; translated from the coding sequence ATGAAAATATACATATTAATATTCGCAATCATCTGTCTTGTTTCTTGCAAGAAAGCAGAAGAAATGCGTTTTGATCACAGTGCTAATGTCTATTTCGACATTTATAATGGCGATAAAGATAGTATAGTAAGAACCTTTGCCTATAATCCTACACGAGCCCAGGATACGGTATGGTTACCCGTACGTTTATCGGGAGTTAGAACAGATGTGGAGCGAAAATTTAGTGCACGGGTAGACCAAGATTCTTCTACAGCGACTCCCGGAATTCATTATGAAGCTTTGAAATCTCAATATTCAATTCTTCCAAATAGAGGAATAGGATACATTCCTGTGGTGATCTATAACAAGGATAAGGAACTTGAAAACAGATCAGTTTCCATACTGATTAAATTAACCGGTACACCAGATCTGGGCATCGAGAACCCTTATCTGATCAGGGCAAAAGTAGTATTCTCCTCCAAATTAGAAAAACCAGTTTGGTGGGATGCCTGGCCGCTTCCTCCTTATTCGAGAACCAAACACGAGTTGTTTATTCTGGTAACCGGGCAAACCTCCCTTACTACCGACGGACTGGACGCACCCAAAAATCTCTATTATATAGGATTATTAACCACTATGCTAAATAATCCATTTAATTGGGTGACTAAAAATGAAGCGAAAGGCTATGTAATTGAAGCGGTAACTGCTGGTAGTACTGATAGCTATTATTTCTACAATAAAAGCAATCCAGCCAAAAAAACGCTTTTGAGAAAAAATATGCAGAATGGTAAATATTATTTTATAGATGAAAACGGCAATGAGGTTATTTAA
- a CDS encoding PKD-like family lipoprotein — MNIKRLILLIIGVVTLAACHKDLGNYDIDMPIEPKLANLDSVYTASVGDSLIIKPKIEGVDAANIELQWKISVMEGNDVLYTGPSLRIIFGLQAKRYSARLTVFNKANGMKYYHKFFIDGGTEFANGTTVLSVENGITQFSFVKPDGSVQARLYRAMQGKDLPANPTNLFLLRNTFTGGTLLGYWIITKNGGIRLEPNTMQEDPKYPNTLKDNFFTSPDGLEVGSLISHPQGVMMGVVNGKFYGGTTSTWDQAATYGMFGLPADGDYELAPSFVMSFTQSATYFIGFDRNRKQFVRINLYGAPVYFGTQYSVTTTNVFDPTNVGMDLVHLEQLNNADCFAYCKGTDGKIYELKFNVQFNGPFTFTPQHKRLFVRQELINENTKWSGAKNGVIYIANGSKVYRYNPVNEELRELATSFSGKKITMLKLTEDEETLMVGTEETVSFLNISTGMNGVFIKKIEGIPGAPVDIAIRK; from the coding sequence ATGAATATTAAAAGATTAATCTTATTAATAATTGGTGTGGTTACGCTTGCTGCATGCCATAAGGATCTTGGTAATTATGATATCGATATGCCTATTGAGCCTAAGCTGGCCAACCTCGATTCTGTTTACACAGCAAGTGTAGGTGATAGTTTGATCATCAAACCCAAAATAGAAGGTGTCGATGCGGCCAATATAGAACTTCAATGGAAAATCAGTGTGATGGAAGGGAATGATGTACTTTATACCGGACCATCTTTAAGGATTATATTCGGTTTACAGGCTAAAAGATACTCCGCCCGTCTTACCGTCTTTAACAAAGCAAATGGAATGAAATATTACCATAAGTTTTTTATAGATGGCGGAACCGAATTTGCCAATGGCACAACAGTGTTAAGTGTTGAAAATGGGATAACACAGTTTTCATTTGTAAAACCAGATGGTAGTGTGCAGGCCCGTTTGTACAGGGCAATGCAGGGGAAAGATTTGCCTGCAAACCCTACAAATTTATTTCTGCTTAGGAATACATTTACTGGAGGTACATTATTGGGTTATTGGATTATTACCAAAAATGGGGGAATCAGACTGGAGCCCAATACCATGCAGGAAGATCCAAAATATCCAAATACACTCAAAGATAACTTCTTTACATCACCGGATGGGCTTGAAGTTGGATCACTGATCTCGCATCCTCAAGGCGTAATGATGGGGGTTGTAAATGGTAAATTTTACGGTGGAACAACGAGTACATGGGACCAGGCAGCTACTTATGGAATGTTCGGTTTACCTGCTGATGGTGATTATGAACTGGCTCCATCCTTTGTGATGAGCTTTACGCAATCGGCTACTTACTTTATTGGCTTCGACAGAAACAGAAAGCAGTTTGTCCGGATTAATCTTTATGGAGCGCCTGTTTATTTTGGCACCCAATACTCGGTTACCACAACAAATGTTTTCGATCCTACCAATGTAGGTATGGATCTTGTTCATTTGGAGCAACTTAATAATGCAGACTGTTTTGCCTATTGCAAAGGAACCGATGGAAAGATCTATGAATTAAAGTTCAATGTTCAGTTTAACGGGCCGTTTACCTTTACGCCTCAACATAAACGTCTTTTTGTACGTCAGGAGTTAATTAACGAAAATACAAAATGGAGTGGTGCTAAAAATGGCGTAATCTATATTGCCAATGGTAGTAAAGTTTATCGGTATAATCCTGTAAATGAAGAACTCAGAGAACTGGCCACTAGCTTTAGTGGAAAAAAAATTACGATGCTAAAACTTACGGAAGACGAAGAAACGCTGATGGTAGGAACAGAAGAAACCGTTTCTTTTCTTAATATAAGTACCGGAATGAATGGTGTATTCATTAAAAAGATCGAAGGCATCCCAGGCGCTCCTGTAGATATCGCCATCAGAAAATAA
- a CDS encoding TlpA disulfide reductase family protein, with protein sequence MKIIKLAVLAFLFPVLCLAQVPNFSLTGKIGTLGAPAKAYIDYMDNGVSHEDSVALVNGSFKFTGHISGNAYARMALDHTGGGKGKAVYTGDVIYFYFGKEQVTITSKDSLENAVFSGSKVYQEYDAYNKAIGGTIMALTKAVNMDFNRGTPEQQKDTAYMKAVDLRFRKNIQNRTDKQFQFAKEHPTSYFALVALSEAAGSKVDVAKVEPLFNALNKEYRETDMGKELAQRIAASGITAVGNVAPLFTQNNVVGKPVSLASLKGKVVLVEFWASWCGPCRAENPNLVKQYQTYKDKGFEIISVSLDNVKERWLEAIEKDGLDWIHVSDLKGWNNEVGRLYGVRAVPASFLVDAQGKIIGNGLRGEPLNKKLAEIFN encoded by the coding sequence ATGAAAATTATAAAATTAGCAGTATTAGCCTTTCTATTTCCAGTTTTATGCTTGGCACAAGTGCCGAATTTTAGTTTAACAGGTAAAATAGGCACCTTGGGTGCTCCGGCAAAGGCCTATATCGATTACATGGACAATGGCGTAAGTCACGAAGATTCAGTAGCGCTAGTGAACGGAAGTTTCAAGTTTACCGGACATATTTCTGGCAATGCCTACGCCCGTATGGCACTCGATCACACTGGTGGCGGTAAAGGTAAGGCGGTTTATACCGGAGATGTGATTTACTTTTATTTTGGTAAGGAACAGGTAACGATCACTTCAAAAGATTCTTTGGAAAATGCTGTTTTTAGTGGCTCGAAAGTTTACCAGGAATATGATGCGTATAACAAAGCTATAGGAGGTACCATTATGGCCCTTACCAAAGCCGTTAATATGGATTTTAACCGTGGTACACCTGAGCAGCAAAAAGATACCGCTTACATGAAAGCAGTAGATCTGCGTTTCAGGAAAAACATCCAGAACAGAACCGATAAACAGTTCCAATTTGCTAAAGAACACCCAACTTCTTATTTCGCTTTGGTGGCATTATCAGAAGCTGCGGGAAGCAAGGTAGATGTAGCCAAAGTTGAACCACTTTTTAATGCTTTAAATAAAGAATACCGCGAAACCGACATGGGCAAAGAACTTGCCCAGCGTATTGCTGCAAGCGGCATTACTGCTGTTGGAAATGTTGCACCGCTTTTTACCCAGAACAATGTGGTTGGCAAGCCAGTTTCGTTAGCCAGTTTAAAAGGAAAAGTGGTACTTGTTGAGTTTTGGGCAAGCTGGTGTGGCCCATGCAGGGCCGAAAATCCGAACCTGGTAAAACAATACCAAACCTATAAAGATAAAGGCTTCGAAATTATTTCAGTTTCATTAGATAATGTAAAAGAACGCTGGTTAGAGGCAATTGAAAAAGATGGTTTAGACTGGATTCATGTTTCTGATCTAAAAGGTTGGAACAACGAAGTGGGTCGTTTATACGGTGTACGTGCTGTGCCTGCAAGTTTTCTGGTAGATGCGCAGGGCAAAATTATCGGCAATGGCTTGCGCGGCGAACCATTGAACAAAAAACTTGCCGAGATATTCAATTAA